Within Sporosarcina sp. PTS2304, the genomic segment TGAAGACTAATATCCTCGTCCTTTGAATTCCAATCATCCGGAAACCGTAATTCATCTGTCGGTATCTCTACTAGCCAACAGATGACTGGGTGAAGGGCTATGACGGAAAATCAGACAGTACTGAATTTCTGTTATAGCCCTCTTCTGATTTCGTTCCTGTTACTCTTTATTGCTTGTCATGTTTGCCCAAGTCCGTGCATAAGATATGGGGAACGCACTAGAGAAGGGGGACGCATATGCAAATGCAAACTGAAAATTCAACGTACACTATCCCATCAGGAGATCATGTAGTCACGATGCGCAATCGCAAAAGAATGGATCTTACTTCCGTAAAAACGATTGACCGTTTCGATCAAGAAGAATTTCTAGTCAGAACATCTCAAGGAATTCTACAAATTCGTGGGGAGGAATTGCGTATTGTTCATTTAGATGTGGACAAGGGCTTGCTGACATTAGAAGGCTCTGTCCAAACGCTACAATACGATGAAGAAGAGTCCGGTTCACGCAATTTTCTCCATAAATTATTCGGATGAGCCTATCCGTCCAGTTCTTCAGTTTACTTGCGATGATCGGGACAGGCATTTTTGCTGGAGTGATTATGGATATTTTCGGAACGGTTGTCGCTGCGTGCGATAAGCGTTCTGTTATCCGGCGCCGAGCTTTCTGGTTTGAGTTAGGCGTTTGGATTCTTTTGGGGATAAGTGCATTTTGGATACTAATACTAGTACGCGGTGGGGCCTGGAGAATGTATGACCCCGTCGCACAAATTAGTGGGATGTTATTGTACGTCGCTATATTTCATTATCCATTCCGCATGATTGGTAGAGTGGTGCTGATAGTAGTGATCCGTCCCATTTGGTATATCATACTTCTAGTTTTGTTAGTGATTCGAAGAATGATTCGAGTCATTGTCTATATTTTGTCACTTATTCTAGCGCCATTCGTCTTATTCTATAAGAATAGTCGTAAATTCCTTCAAAACAAATACAGACTACTATATAATAAAGAACAATAGTAGAAACAAGTCAGAAAGGTGTGTGCGCCATGAAAAAAACACAGAAGCAGTCAACAGAGAAAGTTACAGCAATCGATAATGACTATGTGCGCTCCATGCAGAAAAAAGAATATTTAAAAAAGGCGCAAAAAATACGTTTGCGAAATCGCCTGGCAGTGTTCGCTGTAATCGTCTGTATTGTAGCCGGAAGTTTATTCAATATGAATGAAGGTCAGAAAGAATTATTGGCTGTGAAAGAGCAAGAAAAATTGGAAGCAATGGCTACACTAAAGGATT encodes:
- the yabP gene encoding sporulation protein YabP; this translates as MQMQTENSTYTIPSGDHVVTMRNRKRMDLTSVKTIDRFDQEEFLVRTSQGILQIRGEELRIVHLDVDKGLLTLEGSVQTLQYDEEESGSRNFLHKLFG
- the yabQ gene encoding spore cortex biosynthesis protein YabQ, giving the protein MSLSVQFFSLLAMIGTGIFAGVIMDIFGTVVAACDKRSVIRRRAFWFELGVWILLGISAFWILILVRGGAWRMYDPVAQISGMLLYVAIFHYPFRMIGRVVLIVVIRPIWYIILLVLLVIRRMIRVIVYILSLILAPFVLFYKNSRKFLQNKYRLLYNKEQ
- a CDS encoding septum formation initiator family protein, producing the protein MKKTQKQSTEKVTAIDNDYVRSMQKKEYLKKAQKIRLRNRLAVFAVIVCIVAGSLFNMNEGQKELLAVKEQEKLEAMATLKDLQAQQEQLNMQLTMLDDDEYIAKLARKEYFLSESNEIIFSIPDKKKESEKEMRKE